From the genome of Candidatus Dormiibacterota bacterium, one region includes:
- a CDS encoding alpha-2-macroglobulin, which yields MSLVPDLKRKVGWKDIVIAALAFVVVLLGTVVFRENVSFATWMARFGAGGKPVAVFDVQIDREGRRFIDVLFDMPIGEGHEGAALDPPPAKIDPPLAGVWRWRDHSVLRFETSDRLPIATEFTITLIPKVVIPAGYRLQGDRKVTAKTDRFLVEQLDVREEQGLAGKNETLLRGTVRFNYPVDPRILLAKFKVIDPLKGQSAPIDVELETSYESNVFGFRTPPFAKQKSERTLRLVVAKDLTPLGGNVTLGDDFVRELIIGSNVTLTVRTVKIDAGEKETTFRLDLSSPVNAGVASTYVKIDPDVKVRLSVDRNVLSLTGPFRPGQTYTLRVGKGLPAVDDAVLKEDWSNQLSVPNLAPSLVFQSEGMFLSRTGYRTVAIESINVPGMHVAVDRIYLNNLFFLFQYFAYSYQGSTYYPQRVARLLGDRLVEKDMPIHGAANTRVVTPLQIDKILKETEPGLYRVIATGGAGGVGGGRAGGDEGDDEGDDEGEGGGGYGGYSGQAEQRLVLLTDLGLVAKQYDDGFIVWVSSFKDLSPVSNALVRVISDQNQTLAEGRTDGTGVFRISGLRDRLKKSPPYLVTVESGKDFSFLLPGQMRVDLTGLDTSGAQGGATGYTAYLYGERDLYRPGETLKGVAVVRDADLNAPPPMPVSLRRRDPQGRERETLALRTDKRGIAEFTMEVPAETLTGKHSLELMVANETIGRYLFQVEEFVPDRIKVEIAPVKKDVGPGEDLAYDVVGAYLFGPPAADLPVETRVRVMDADFTPSGFKEFTFRNTQRMLAAREILEQDTTLDDKGRKRFSVRVPEGAAVPASLEAEVTARVSEKGGRGVFAMQKVRLHPYPYYVGVRRLDKGYATPGHESSFEYVAVDTTGKERPSGGLRAELLQDRWHTVLRRTPNGTFRYESSREPVLIDSRAVAAGKGRGTVTFLVPSSGSYRVVLTDPDTQASTEESFYAAEYGYAPWAIENPARVELQLDKDEYQPGESASVLVKAPFAGKLLLTVERDRVFYTSVQMLSGNTAKIEVPVREEYRPNAYVTATLVRAVGDLEVGSAGRAFGAVPIGVDRTSNRQLLTVSAPDQVRSETTLGIKVKADPGATLTVAAVDEGILQLVAQPTPDPFAHFYRKLALGVVSYDTFTMLLPEVKPEGKSPAGGGEAEAGVGQFVRTEGMRRVKPVALWSGVVETDGQGDAAVSFKLPEFQGALRVMVVSSRGRRFGSADHMVRVRDPIVVQPTFPRFLSLDETFQIPVSVRNDTGRDAPFKVTLAVTGPVDLPQGKVLSIDVPNGAERLVYFPAKTGENGGDVHFEVTAEGNQQSIHATADLPVRPDLPARTRESAGAFQEKTMSLPIEDSAWARPGTLRRTLRIGPVPLLQFSGKLEYLLHYPYGCIEQTVSTAFPLIYLEDLARQLTPEMFGKGKPSPAVFVQHGIRRVATMQLVDGSFTLWPGGTLPHPWGTVYATHFLIEAKRAGYEVPDYMLTNALKYLASHTQAKQEYGSDELQETAYALYVLARASKADLGTMDFLRERQNAKLTSESRALLAAAYAFAGNPEAVEALASQVGEVAKIERQTGENFNSTVRNLALMLLALVEARPSDPRLPGVVDRLARETKADYYWTTQETSFSLLALGQFFRQQARKPAYSGAVFAGSHKIGTFTSEPAVFPGITGTEPLRVEMSGPYEAGSAYFNLLTRGVPTDTAFKPDNAGLEIERTFTDRDGRGIDLDNLKQGDLLIVKVRVRPLNGPVSNVVVTNMLPSGLEVENPRLQTTEAVAGGAPSDLSPSYLDLRDDRVLLFVNLYNAGQWQTGYALLRAVTPGTFRLPPLQAEAMYNPALSATGPRGQITVKTREAK from the coding sequence GTGAGCCTGGTGCCTGATCTCAAGCGCAAGGTCGGCTGGAAGGACATCGTCATCGCGGCGCTCGCGTTCGTGGTGGTGCTTCTGGGGACGGTCGTCTTCCGCGAAAACGTCTCCTTCGCCACCTGGATGGCCCGCTTCGGCGCCGGCGGCAAGCCGGTGGCGGTGTTCGACGTCCAGATCGATCGCGAGGGGCGGCGGTTCATCGACGTCCTCTTCGACATGCCGATCGGCGAGGGGCATGAGGGGGCGGCCCTCGATCCGCCGCCGGCGAAGATCGACCCGCCGCTGGCCGGCGTCTGGCGCTGGCGCGACCACAGCGTCCTGCGCTTCGAGACCTCCGACCGGCTGCCGATCGCGACGGAGTTCACCATCACCCTGATCCCCAAGGTCGTGATCCCGGCCGGTTACCGTCTGCAGGGGGATCGCAAGGTCACGGCCAAGACCGACCGGTTCCTCGTCGAGCAGCTCGACGTCCGCGAGGAGCAGGGGCTGGCGGGGAAGAACGAGACCCTGCTGCGCGGCACCGTGCGCTTCAACTACCCGGTCGATCCGCGCATCCTGCTCGCGAAGTTCAAGGTCATCGATCCGCTGAAAGGCCAGTCGGCGCCGATCGACGTCGAGCTGGAGACCTCCTACGAATCGAACGTGTTCGGCTTCCGGACGCCTCCGTTCGCCAAGCAGAAGAGCGAGCGCACCCTGCGCCTGGTCGTGGCGAAGGACCTGACACCGCTCGGCGGCAACGTCACCCTCGGGGACGATTTCGTGCGCGAGCTCATCATCGGGTCGAACGTGACGCTGACGGTGCGCACCGTGAAGATCGACGCGGGAGAGAAGGAGACCACGTTCCGGCTCGACCTGTCCTCGCCCGTGAACGCCGGTGTCGCCTCGACCTACGTCAAGATCGATCCCGACGTGAAGGTGCGCCTGAGCGTCGATCGCAACGTGCTGTCCCTGACCGGCCCGTTCCGGCCGGGCCAGACCTACACGCTCAGGGTCGGAAAAGGGCTGCCGGCGGTGGACGACGCGGTCCTCAAGGAGGACTGGTCGAACCAGCTGAGCGTCCCCAATCTCGCTCCCTCCCTCGTCTTCCAGAGCGAGGGGATGTTCCTGTCGCGGACCGGCTACCGCACCGTGGCGATCGAGTCGATCAACGTGCCCGGGATGCACGTCGCGGTCGACCGCATTTACCTGAACAACCTTTTCTTCCTGTTCCAGTACTTCGCCTACTCCTATCAGGGAAGCACCTACTACCCGCAGCGCGTGGCGCGGCTGCTCGGCGACCGGCTCGTCGAGAAGGACATGCCGATCCACGGCGCGGCGAACACGCGCGTCGTGACCCCGCTGCAGATCGACAAGATCCTCAAGGAAACCGAGCCGGGGCTGTACCGCGTGATCGCGACGGGCGGCGCGGGGGGCGTCGGCGGCGGCAGGGCCGGAGGGGACGAGGGGGACGATGAAGGGGACGACGAAGGGGAAGGCGGCGGCGGCTACGGGGGGTACTCGGGACAGGCCGAGCAGCGTCTCGTGCTCCTCACCGACCTGGGGCTGGTCGCCAAGCAGTACGACGACGGTTTCATCGTCTGGGTCTCCTCCTTCAAGGACCTGTCGCCGGTGTCGAACGCCCTGGTCCGGGTGATCAGCGATCAGAACCAGACGCTGGCCGAGGGGCGCACCGACGGGACCGGCGTGTTCCGCATCTCGGGGTTGCGCGATCGTCTGAAGAAGTCCCCTCCCTACCTCGTGACCGTCGAATCGGGAAAGGACTTCAGCTTCCTGCTCCCCGGCCAGATGCGCGTCGATCTCACCGGACTCGACACGAGCGGGGCGCAGGGAGGGGCGACCGGGTACACAGCCTACCTGTACGGCGAGCGCGACCTCTACAGACCCGGGGAGACGCTGAAGGGGGTCGCGGTGGTGCGCGACGCGGATCTCAACGCGCCGCCCCCCATGCCGGTCTCGCTTCGGCGTCGCGATCCTCAGGGGCGCGAGCGCGAGACCCTGGCGTTGCGCACCGACAAGCGCGGCATCGCAGAGTTCACCATGGAGGTGCCCGCGGAGACGCTCACCGGCAAACACAGCCTTGAGCTGATGGTCGCGAACGAAACCATCGGACGCTACCTGTTCCAGGTGGAGGAGTTCGTCCCGGACCGGATCAAGGTCGAGATCGCGCCCGTCAAGAAGGACGTCGGTCCGGGGGAGGACCTGGCCTACGACGTTGTCGGCGCCTACCTGTTCGGCCCGCCCGCCGCAGATCTGCCGGTCGAGACCCGCGTGCGCGTGATGGACGCCGATTTCACGCCTTCCGGGTTCAAGGAGTTCACCTTCAGGAACACCCAGCGCATGCTGGCGGCGCGCGAGATCCTCGAGCAGGACACGACGCTCGACGACAAGGGACGCAAGCGCTTCAGCGTCCGCGTGCCCGAGGGGGCCGCCGTCCCGGCGTCGCTCGAGGCGGAGGTCACGGCGCGCGTCTCGGAGAAGGGGGGACGCGGCGTGTTCGCGATGCAGAAGGTCCGCCTGCACCCGTACCCTTACTACGTCGGCGTGCGGCGCCTCGACAAGGGGTACGCGACCCCCGGGCACGAATCGTCCTTCGAGTACGTGGCGGTCGATACGACAGGGAAGGAGCGTCCCTCGGGAGGGCTGCGCGCCGAGCTGCTCCAGGACCGCTGGCACACCGTCCTGCGACGCACTCCGAACGGGACGTTCCGCTACGAGTCGAGCCGCGAGCCGGTCCTGATCGACAGCCGCGCGGTCGCCGCCGGCAAGGGGCGGGGGACGGTGACGTTCCTGGTCCCGTCTTCCGGATCGTATCGCGTCGTTCTCACCGATCCCGACACGCAGGCCTCCACCGAAGAGTCGTTCTACGCCGCGGAGTACGGCTACGCGCCGTGGGCGATCGAGAACCCGGCTCGCGTCGAGCTGCAGCTCGACAAGGACGAGTACCAGCCCGGCGAGAGCGCCAGCGTCCTGGTCAAGGCGCCGTTCGCCGGAAAGCTGCTCCTGACGGTGGAGCGGGACCGCGTGTTCTACACCTCGGTCCAGATGCTGAGCGGCAACACCGCGAAGATCGAGGTGCCGGTGCGGGAGGAGTACCGGCCCAACGCCTACGTCACGGCGACCCTGGTGCGGGCCGTTGGGGACCTGGAGGTCGGATCGGCGGGCCGGGCGTTCGGGGCCGTGCCGATCGGCGTAGACCGTACCTCGAACCGCCAGCTCCTCACCGTGTCGGCGCCGGACCAGGTGCGCAGCGAGACGACGCTCGGCATCAAGGTCAAGGCGGACCCGGGAGCGACGTTGACGGTGGCGGCGGTGGACGAAGGGATCCTGCAGCTCGTCGCCCAGCCCACGCCGGATCCGTTCGCGCACTTCTACCGGAAGCTGGCGCTCGGAGTGGTGTCGTACGACACCTTCACGATGCTCCTTCCGGAGGTCAAGCCGGAGGGGAAATCGCCGGCCGGCGGCGGCGAGGCCGAGGCCGGCGTGGGGCAGTTCGTGCGCACCGAGGGGATGCGCCGCGTCAAGCCGGTCGCCCTGTGGTCCGGGGTCGTCGAAACGGACGGACAGGGGGATGCGGCCGTCAGCTTCAAGCTGCCCGAGTTCCAGGGGGCGCTGCGCGTGATGGTGGTGTCGTCGCGCGGCCGCCGGTTCGGCTCGGCCGACCACATGGTGCGCGTGCGCGATCCGATCGTCGTGCAGCCGACCTTCCCGCGCTTCCTGTCGCTCGACGAGACGTTCCAGATCCCGGTGAGCGTGCGGAACGATACGGGGAGGGACGCCCCCTTCAAGGTGACGCTGGCGGTCACCGGGCCGGTCGATCTGCCGCAGGGGAAGGTGCTTTCGATCGACGTCCCGAACGGTGCGGAGAGGCTGGTCTACTTCCCGGCTAAGACGGGCGAGAACGGCGGGGACGTCCACTTCGAGGTCACGGCCGAGGGGAACCAGCAGAGCATCCACGCCACGGCCGACCTGCCGGTCCGCCCCGATCTCCCGGCCCGCACGCGCGAGAGCGCCGGGGCGTTCCAGGAGAAGACGATGTCCCTTCCGATCGAGGACAGCGCCTGGGCCCGCCCCGGGACGCTGCGGCGCACGCTTCGGATCGGGCCGGTGCCGCTGCTGCAGTTCTCGGGGAAGCTCGAGTACCTGCTGCACTACCCCTATGGCTGCATCGAGCAGACGGTGTCCACCGCGTTCCCGTTGATCTACCTGGAGGACCTGGCGCGCCAGCTCACCCCGGAGATGTTCGGCAAGGGGAAGCCGAGCCCGGCGGTCTTCGTCCAGCACGGCATCCGGCGGGTCGCGACCATGCAGCTCGTCGATGGGTCGTTCACCCTCTGGCCCGGGGGCACCCTGCCGCATCCGTGGGGCACGGTCTACGCCACCCACTTCCTGATCGAGGCGAAGCGCGCCGGCTACGAGGTCCCCGACTACATGCTGACGAACGCCCTCAAGTACCTCGCGTCGCACACCCAGGCGAAGCAGGAGTACGGCTCGGACGAGCTGCAGGAGACCGCCTACGCGCTGTACGTCCTGGCGCGCGCCTCCAAAGCCGACCTCGGGACGATGGACTTCCTGCGCGAGCGCCAGAACGCCAAGCTCACCTCGGAATCGCGCGCCCTCCTGGCGGCCGCCTACGCCTTCGCCGGGAACCCCGAGGCGGTCGAGGCGCTGGCTTCGCAGGTCGGCGAGGTGGCGAAGATCGAAAGGCAGACGGGGGAGAACTTCAACTCGACGGTGCGCAATCTGGCGCTGATGCTCCTGGCCCTGGTGGAGGCGCGCCCCTCCGACCCGCGCCTGCCCGGTGTCGTCGACCGCCTCGCCCGCGAGACCAAGGCGGACTATTACTGGACCACCCAGGAGACCTCCTTCTCCCTCCTCGCGCTCGGCCAGTTCTTCCGGCAGCAGGCCCGGAAGCCGGCCTATTCCGGCGCCGTGTTCGCGGGGAGCCACAAGATCGGGACCTTCACCAGCGAGCCGGCCGTGTTCCCGGGGATCACGGGCACGGAGCCTCTGCGCGTCGAGATGAGCGGGCCCTACGAGGCCGGCTCGGCGTATTTCAACCTGCTCACGCGCGGCGTGCCGACCGACACCGCGTTCAAGCCGGACAACGCCGGGCTCGAGATCGAGCGCACGTTCACCGATCGCGACGGACGCGGCATCGACCTGGACAACCTCAAGCAGGGGGACCTGCTGATCGTCAAGGTGCGCGTGCGCCCCCTGAACGGCCCGGTGAGCAACGTCGTGGTCACCAACATGCTTCCCTCCGGTCTCGAGGTCGAGAACCCTCGCCTGCAGACGACCGAGGCGGTGGCGGGCGGCGCCCCGTCCGATCTCTCGCCTTCGTATCTCGACCTGCGCGACGACCGCGTCCTCCTGTTCGTCAACCTGTACAACGCGGGACAGTGGCAGACCGGCTACGCCCTGCTGCGCGCCGTCACGCCGGGGACTTTCCGGCTGCCGCCGCTGCAGGCCGAGGCGATGTACAACCCTGCGCTGAGCGCCACCGGCCCGCGCGGGCAGATCACCGTGAAGACGAGGGAGGCCAAGTAG
- a CDS encoding GNAT family N-acetyltransferase gives MTVRLRPTAPADLDWVLDAEAHPENAPFVTQWTRGEHAAALEHPEMRHLVIETVPDGRAVGYVILAGLAAPRHGIEVRRIVVTDKGRGYGRGTLRLIKTMALRDLEASRLWLDVRSNNPKAKRLYEEEGFVVERTGADGLIILSIQGKDRA, from the coding sequence GTGACCGTCCGGCTGCGGCCCACGGCGCCGGCCGATCTCGACTGGGTCCTCGACGCGGAGGCCCACCCGGAGAACGCACCGTTCGTCACGCAGTGGACGCGCGGGGAGCACGCGGCCGCCCTCGAGCATCCCGAAATGCGACATCTCGTCATCGAGACCGTCCCGGACGGTCGCGCCGTCGGCTACGTCATTCTCGCCGGGCTGGCGGCCCCGCGCCACGGCATCGAGGTGCGCCGCATCGTCGTGACCGACAAGGGGCGCGGGTACGGACGCGGGACGCTGCGGCTGATCAAGACGATGGCCCTCCGTGACCTGGAGGCGTCGAGACTCTGGCTCGACGTTCGGAGCAACAACCCGAAGGCGAAGCGGCTGTACGAGGAGGAGGGGTTCGTGGTCGAGAGAACGGGCGCCGACGGACTCATCATCCTGTCGATTCAGGGAAAGGACCGAGCATGA
- a CDS encoding GNAT family N-acetyltransferase, giving the protein MEATFRPAADRDVDTILGFMRLLYAQDGLAFDEPAARAALAGIVRDRSLGLVWMIDEGPEAIGYMVLTLGYSLMYRGRDAFVDELFVRADRRRRGIGRKAMAIMEQACRDLEVRALHLEVERANAAAQALYRKFGFVDHDQYLMTRHLEKP; this is encoded by the coding sequence ATGGAAGCGACCTTTCGCCCGGCGGCGGATCGGGACGTCGACACGATCCTGGGGTTCATGCGTCTGCTCTACGCGCAGGACGGCCTGGCGTTCGACGAGCCGGCAGCGCGCGCGGCGCTCGCGGGGATCGTCCGCGACCGGTCGCTCGGGCTGGTCTGGATGATCGACGAGGGACCGGAGGCGATCGGCTACATGGTCCTGACGCTCGGCTACAGCCTGATGTATCGCGGCCGCGACGCCTTCGTGGACGAGCTGTTCGTCCGCGCCGACCGGCGCCGCCGCGGCATCGGGCGGAAGGCGATGGCGATCATGGAGCAGGCGTGCCGCGACCTCGAGGTGCGGGCGCTGCACCTGGAGGTCGAGCGTGCGAACGCGGCGGCGCAGGCCCTGTACCGGAAATTCGGTTTCGTCGATCACGATCAATACCTGATGACCAGGCACCTCGAGAAACCGTGA
- a CDS encoding cysteine synthase A, with product MIDSFDDITQAIGRTPLVRLNRVGLDTGATFYAKLEYTNPGHSVKDRIAVQIVDDAERQGTLKPGGTIIECTSGNTGMGLAMVGAARGYRMIFIMPDKVSDEKIKALRAFGAKVVTTPTAVSPDDPRSYYSVAKRIAAQTPSSFFANQYHNPSNPEAHYRTTGPEIWEQTEGKVDAVVIATGTGGTLTGIARYIKERKPGVKFVLIDPVGSILYDYFKTKQIISSFKTYKVEGFGEDFLPTTLDFAFVDECYQVTDKECFLTARELTRKEGLFSGGSAGGAVCGAIKFAKEYPQCRTIVVILPDSGSRYLSKVYDDDWLRANSFLDDEAAYGHLKDIVERQRHPVITAEASDGVQDVIRLMKKHGISQLPILDRARLVGMISEVDLLNALLKDPDSLDRPVGDLVDQNYVLVPSDTPVSRLAQIFTQGKVALVQDHGTITAVVTKIDLIDHMTASVR from the coding sequence ATGATCGACTCTTTCGACGACATCACCCAGGCAATCGGACGCACCCCGCTCGTCCGTCTCAACCGCGTCGGCCTGGACACCGGCGCCACCTTCTACGCCAAGCTCGAGTACACCAACCCGGGCCACTCGGTGAAGGACCGCATCGCGGTGCAGATCGTCGACGACGCCGAGCGCCAGGGGACCCTGAAGCCGGGCGGGACGATCATCGAGTGCACCAGCGGCAATACGGGCATGGGTCTGGCGATGGTCGGAGCGGCGCGCGGCTACCGGATGATCTTCATCATGCCGGACAAGGTGAGCGACGAGAAGATCAAGGCGCTGCGCGCCTTCGGCGCCAAGGTGGTCACGACGCCGACCGCCGTCTCGCCGGACGACCCGCGCTCGTACTACTCGGTGGCGAAGCGCATCGCGGCGCAGACGCCGAGCTCCTTCTTCGCGAACCAGTACCACAACCCGAGCAACCCCGAGGCGCACTACAGGACTACAGGCCCGGAGATCTGGGAGCAGACGGAGGGCAAGGTCGACGCGGTCGTGATCGCGACCGGCACCGGCGGAACGCTCACCGGCATCGCGCGCTACATCAAGGAGCGGAAACCCGGCGTCAAGTTCGTCCTCATCGATCCGGTCGGCTCGATCCTGTACGACTACTTCAAGACGAAGCAGATCATCAGCTCCTTCAAGACCTACAAGGTCGAAGGGTTCGGCGAGGACTTCCTGCCGACCACGCTCGATTTTGCGTTCGTGGACGAGTGCTACCAGGTGACCGACAAGGAGTGCTTCCTGACGGCGCGCGAGCTGACGCGCAAGGAAGGCCTGTTCTCGGGCGGCTCGGCCGGCGGCGCGGTGTGCGGTGCCATCAAGTTCGCGAAGGAGTACCCGCAGTGCCGGACGATCGTCGTCATCCTGCCCGACTCAGGGTCGCGTTACCTGAGCAAGGTCTACGACGACGACTGGCTGCGCGCGAACTCGTTCCTGGACGACGAGGCGGCCTACGGCCACCTCAAGGACATCGTCGAGCGCCAGCGCCACCCGGTGATCACGGCCGAGGCCTCGGACGGCGTGCAGGACGTGATCCGGCTCATGAAGAAGCACGGCATCTCGCAGCTCCCGATCCTGGACCGCGCCAGGCTCGTCGGGATGATCTCGGAAGTGGACCTGCTGAACGCTCTTCTCAAGGACCCGGACAGCCTCGACCGCCCGGTCGGCGATCTGGTCGACCAGAACTACGTCCTCGTCCCCTCCGACACCCCCGTGAGCCGCCTGGCGCAGATCTTCACGCAGGGGAAGGTGGCGCTCGTGCAGGACCATGGGACGATCACCGCCGTGGTCACCAAGATCGATCTCATCGACCACATGACGGCGTCGGTGCGCTGA
- a CDS encoding S9 family peptidase, giving the protein MRRLVLSVLCGAVILSFGAGSRLLSAEKRLLKVDDLFEIKDVNDPQISPEGDWVAYTVRKPDLKADKSDTDIYMTRWDGQETVRVTTSKGAETTPRFSPDGRWLAFLSSRDYDEETDQVWLLSRTGGEAERLTDFKGGVSDLAWSPDSKRLALVVLDPDPEACDPAKEGGKAACDEKTPKPIVVNRYKFKEDQIGYLGKRHEHLFVFDVAARKGEQTTTGEYDDALPSWSPDGRSLAFVSKRAEKDPDRDDNWDIYVMEPKAGAALRQLTTFEGGDDEPGWSTPPAWSPDGKQIAYLQGGPPKYIYYVLPKLAIVPVAGGAARVVTGSLDRGVGLLHWSADGQSIYCTLEDDGSVHLAKVQASTGKVDRVLTGARTISDFVLGKGDRIAVLSSTPDEPAEVFALQGTTLRPLSKQNQAFLTQVKVGSTEQVSVKSKDGTAVTAFIVRPPDFQTGRKYPAILRIHGGPVGQFQNEFDFEWQILAASGYVVLAANPRGSSGRGEEFCRAIYADWGNKDAQDVLAAVDYAVAKGIADPNRLGVGGWSYGGMLTNYVIGQDTRFKAACSGASISNILAGYGTDQYVVEYEAELGLPWKATDTYVHNSFPFLHADRIKTPTLFLCGNKDFNVPLLNSEQMYQALRSQGIDTELVIYPGQYHGIRKPTYLKDRLERYVAWYGKYLKADGGKAATGQP; this is encoded by the coding sequence ATGAGACGGCTCGTGTTGTCTGTACTGTGCGGGGCGGTCATCCTGTCGTTCGGCGCCGGGTCGCGCCTTCTCTCCGCCGAGAAGCGCCTCCTGAAGGTCGACGACCTGTTCGAGATCAAGGACGTCAACGACCCGCAGATCTCCCCCGAGGGGGACTGGGTCGCCTACACGGTGAGGAAGCCGGACCTCAAGGCGGACAAGAGCGACACCGATATCTACATGACGCGCTGGGACGGGCAGGAGACGGTGCGCGTCACCACCAGCAAGGGGGCCGAGACCACGCCGCGATTCAGCCCGGACGGCCGCTGGCTCGCCTTCCTGTCCAGCCGCGACTACGACGAGGAGACGGATCAGGTGTGGCTCCTGAGCCGGACGGGAGGCGAGGCGGAGCGCCTCACGGATTTCAAGGGGGGCGTGTCGGACCTCGCCTGGTCGCCGGACAGCAAGCGTCTGGCGCTCGTGGTGCTCGATCCCGACCCGGAAGCCTGCGATCCCGCGAAGGAAGGGGGAAAGGCGGCGTGCGACGAGAAGACGCCGAAGCCGATCGTCGTCAATCGGTACAAATTCAAGGAAGATCAGATCGGCTACCTCGGGAAGCGCCACGAGCACCTGTTCGTCTTCGACGTCGCCGCCCGCAAGGGAGAGCAGACCACGACGGGCGAGTACGACGACGCGCTCCCCTCCTGGTCGCCCGACGGCCGCTCGCTCGCCTTCGTCAGCAAGCGGGCCGAGAAGGACCCCGACCGCGACGATAACTGGGACATCTACGTCATGGAGCCGAAGGCGGGGGCGGCACTCAGGCAGCTCACGACGTTCGAGGGGGGGGACGACGAGCCGGGCTGGAGCACGCCGCCGGCCTGGAGCCCCGACGGCAAGCAGATCGCCTACCTGCAGGGCGGACCGCCCAAGTACATCTACTACGTCCTGCCGAAGCTGGCGATCGTGCCTGTCGCGGGAGGGGCCGCGCGTGTGGTCACCGGCTCGCTCGACCGCGGCGTCGGCCTCCTGCACTGGTCCGCGGACGGCCAGTCGATCTACTGCACGCTCGAGGACGACGGCTCGGTCCACCTGGCGAAGGTCCAGGCGTCCACCGGCAAGGTCGATCGCGTCCTGACCGGAGCGCGGACGATCTCGGACTTCGTTCTGGGGAAGGGGGACCGGATCGCGGTCCTGAGCAGCACGCCCGACGAGCCGGCCGAGGTGTTCGCGCTGCAGGGGACGACGCTGCGACCGCTGTCGAAGCAGAACCAGGCGTTCCTGACGCAGGTGAAGGTCGGATCGACCGAGCAGGTCAGCGTCAAGAGCAAGGACGGCACGGCCGTCACCGCGTTCATCGTGCGGCCGCCCGACTTCCAGACCGGCAGGAAATACCCCGCGATCCTGCGCATCCACGGCGGCCCGGTCGGCCAGTTCCAGAACGAGTTCGATTTTGAATGGCAGATCCTCGCCGCCAGCGGCTACGTCGTCCTGGCCGCCAACCCGCGCGGCTCCTCCGGCCGCGGCGAGGAGTTCTGCCGCGCCATCTACGCCGACTGGGGGAACAAGGACGCCCAGGACGTCCTGGCGGCGGTCGACTACGCCGTGGCGAAGGGGATCGCCGACCCGAACCGCCTGGGCGTGGGGGGCTGGAGCTACGGCGGCATGCTGACCAACTACGTCATCGGCCAGGACACGCGGTTCAAGGCGGCGTGCAGCGGCGCCAGCATCTCCAACATCCTCGCCGGCTACGGCACCGATCAATACGTCGTCGAATACGAGGCCGAGCTGGGATTGCCGTGGAAGGCGACCGACACTTACGTCCACAACTCCTTCCCGTTCCTGCACGCGGATCGGATCAAGACGCCGACGCTGTTCCTGTGCGGCAACAAGGACTTCAACGTCCCTCTCCTGAACTCCGAGCAGATGTACCAGGCGCTGCGCAGTCAGGGGATCGACACCGAGCTCGTCATCTACCCCGGGCAGTACCACGGAATCAGGAAGCCGACCTATCTGAAGGATCGACTCGAGCGCTACGTCGCCTGGTACGGCAAGTACCTCAAGGCGGACGGAGGCAAGGCCGCCACCGGGCAGCCATAA
- a CDS encoding NAD(P)-dependent oxidoreductase, translating into MTETSRQPVGFIGLGIMGRPMAGHILKGGHPLTVFNRTRSKTAELQAQGAAVAGSPAEVAARSTIVITMVTDTPDVESVVAGPGGVLEGIRPGSIVVDMSTISPKTERTLDEKLRARGAALVDAPVSGGDVGARNATLAIMAGGERQAFERVLPILRLLGKTITHCGPTGSGQIAKLANQILVSVTLLAVSEALVFARKNDLDPSTLIEAVSGGAAQSWQLTNLGPRIIKRDFAPGFMIDLVQKDLRLVLEACSRADVSLPATGLVHQLFGSAQAHGSGREGTQGLAKVLERLSGLE; encoded by the coding sequence ATGACCGAGACCAGCAGGCAGCCGGTGGGATTCATCGGACTGGGGATCATGGGCCGGCCCATGGCCGGCCACATCCTGAAGGGGGGCCACCCTCTCACCGTCTTCAACCGGACACGCTCGAAGACGGCGGAGCTCCAGGCGCAGGGCGCGGCCGTCGCCGGCTCGCCGGCCGAGGTCGCGGCCCGCTCCACGATCGTCATCACCATGGTCACCGACACGCCCGACGTCGAGTCGGTCGTGGCGGGGCCGGGCGGGGTTCTCGAAGGGATCCGCCCGGGATCGATCGTCGTCGACATGAGCACCATCTCTCCGAAGACCGAGCGGACCCTCGACGAGAAACTGCGCGCCCGGGGGGCCGCGCTCGTCGACGCGCCGGTGTCGGGGGGGGACGTGGGGGCGCGCAACGCCACTCTGGCGATCATGGCGGGCGGCGAAAGGCAGGCGTTCGAGCGCGTCCTTCCGATCCTGAGACTCCTGGGGAAGACGATCACCCACTGCGGCCCGACCGGCAGCGGGCAGATCGCCAAGCTCGCGAACCAGATCCTCGTCTCGGTCACCCTCCTGGCGGTGAGCGAGGCGCTGGTGTTCGCGCGCAAGAACGATCTCGACCCGTCGACCCTGATCGAGGCGGTCTCGGGCGGGGCCGCCCAGTCGTGGCAATTGACAAATCTCGGCCCGCGTATTATCAAACGGGACTTCGCCCCGGGATTCATGATCGACCTGGTGCAGAAGGACCTGCGGCTGGTCCTGGAAGCCTGCTCCCGCGCGGACGTTTCACTCCCCGCAACGGGGCTCGTGCACCAGCTGTTCGGGTCGGCCCAGGCGCACGGGTCGGGGCGCGAGGGGACGCAGGGGCTGGCGAAGGTTCTGGAGCGGCTGTCGGGACTCGAGTAG